The Nitrogeniibacter aestuarii genome has a window encoding:
- a CDS encoding ABC-type transport auxiliary lipoprotein family protein: MKRFGWLSAITLIAVTSISGCGSLGRPESPPTIYDIAPQTNAIKRIEVPITDVDVVAPSWLSSSAIQYRLDPVSTLERRFYGTSRWAGMPAEMLDVVFGRILQTQPAENGSGCRLRVDLDEFIQRFETVSDSVGLIEMRASLLAPRTDVILAFESFYAKRPAPSADAAGGVIALREGATALSLQLADWLAHLETTPGSQANIMERCAR, encoded by the coding sequence ATGAAGCGGTTTGGATGGTTGAGTGCGATCACACTGATCGCCGTCACTTCGATTAGCGGCTGCGGTTCGCTCGGCAGGCCTGAATCACCCCCGACGATATACGACATTGCGCCGCAGACGAATGCGATCAAACGGATCGAGGTGCCCATCACCGACGTGGATGTCGTTGCGCCTTCGTGGTTGTCCTCCTCGGCGATCCAGTACCGGCTCGATCCGGTCAGCACGCTTGAGCGACGTTTCTACGGCACGAGTCGCTGGGCCGGCATGCCGGCAGAAATGCTCGATGTGGTCTTCGGGCGCATCTTGCAGACACAACCGGCTGAAAACGGTTCGGGGTGTCGCCTTCGGGTCGATCTGGACGAATTCATTCAGCGTTTCGAGACGGTGAGTGACAGTGTCGGCCTCATCGAGATGCGAGCCAGCCTGCTGGCGCCGCGTACGGATGTGATCCTGGCGTTCGAGTCTTTCTACGCGAAGCGTCCTGCACCGTCCGCAGACGCGGCCGGGGGGGTGATTGCCCTGCGGGAAGGTGCGACGGCGCTGAGTCTCCAGTTGGCCGACTGGCTGGCGCATCTCGAAACCACGCCGGGTTCGCAAGCGAATATCATGGAGCGATGCGCGCGGTGA